Proteins encoded together in one Vicia villosa cultivar HV-30 ecotype Madison, WI unplaced genomic scaffold, Vvil1.0 ctg.000939F_1_1, whole genome shotgun sequence window:
- the LOC131632393 gene encoding probable inactive histone-lysine N-methyltransferase SUVR2 produces the protein MAPNPKVVAAYRAMSSLGISESQVKPVLKKLLKLYDKNWELIEEGNYRALADAIFEGDASEEPEHHKKNKRVHEEEAEAEEALINVEPVQPLKRLRLRGQEINSPSSAPSPSKKPHIEKVTALEGSSAQKHQNKAVSSDGNTRSAARPGPMPDASSDRGKQPALPQDSLRGRKPIYERVSPAKQTTVQPGRPVLPSNQMPHANALIVPKDEPVDEVPDYELPIAMIPPEPSSSRHSMKSGITRKQGGHVSETSSQHKNGVRDKEVASDIVIASSAQGEVKLSLSYSSALQGPNFCMPTQEQLLKMMEDRCLRSYKITDPNFSVAKILRDMCDCMLEFSTDSNDNSQESSKTRPTIDELKDSEANGTPGVGGSKDLDMGSHSSNGSIQVNSFSALVTPRGPNSPALQSGLDDAAVISKMNISNDIPQSDVGIQPEDPMSPNLHSLVVVPHHQLTVDDIRSFHDVNDITKGEEINQIPWVNKTTNDSPSPFNYIPQNLVFQDAYVNISLSRIGAEDSCPCIGSCVLLSTHCACTDKTGGGFAYTAQGLLKEEFLEECIAISHNPRQHSFYCKDCPLERSKSNGYLEPCKGHLERKFIKECWRKCGCGKQCGNRLIQRGITCNLQVFFTSEGKGWGLRTLEDLPKGAFVCEFVGEILTIKELHERNIKCADNGKSTYPILLDADWNSGFVKDEEALCLEAASFGNIARFINHRCSDANLVEVPIQIECPDRYYYHLALFSSRKIAAQEELTWDYGIDFDDHDQPVKLFECKCGSKFCRNMKRSNGSI, from the exons ATGGCGCCCAATCCGAAAGTAGTAGCGGCCTATCGTGCCATGTCAAGTCTTGGGATTTCTGAATCACAAGTGAAACCGGTGTTGAAGAAACTTCTCAAATTATATGATAAAAACTGGGAACTTATTGAGGAAGGCAACTATAGAGCTCTTGCAGATGCTATATTTGAAGGCGATGCTTCTGAG GAGCCTGAACATCATAAGAAAAACAAGAGAGTTCAT GAAGAAGAGGCGGAGGCTGAAGAAGCTCTTATAAATGTTGAACCTGTTCAACCTTTGAAAAGGTTGAGATTAAGAGGACAAGAGATCAATTCCCCTAGTTCAGCTCCTTCCCCATCAAAGAAGCCTCACATTGAAAAGGTCACAGCACTTGAGGGCAGCTCTGCACAGAAGCATCAAAACAAAGCAGTGTCATCTGATGGAAACACGAGGAGTGCAGCACGTCCAGGTCCCATGCCAGATGCTAGTTCTGACAGAGGAAAGCAACCTGCATTGCCTCAAGATTCTCTTAGAGGGAGAAAACCTATATATGAAAGAGTATCTCCAGCTAAACAAACAACAGTTCAACCTGGAAGGCCTGTGTTACCAAGCAACCAAATGCCTCATGCCAATGCATTGATCGTACCTAAAGATGAGCCCGTTGATGAAGTGCCTGATTATGAGCTTCCCATTGCAATGATTCCTCCTG AACCATCAAGTTCAAGGCATTCAATGAAGAGTGGTATTACTAGAAAGCAAGGTGGCCATGTCTCTGAGACATCATCACAGCACAAAAATGGAGTTAGAGATAAAGAAGTGGCTTCTGATATTGTGATAGCCTCTTCAGCTCAGGGAGAAGTAAAACTTTCTCTGAGCTACAGCTCAGCTCTGCAAGGACCAAATTTTTGCATGCCTACTCAGGAACAGCTTCTGAAAATGATGGAGGATAGATGTCTGCGATCATACAAAATCACTGACCCAAATTTTTCTGTCGCGAAAATATTGAGGGATATGTGTGATTGCATGTTGGAATTCAGTACTGATTCAAATGATAACTCACAAGAAAGTTCTAAGACAAGACCAACCATTGATGAATTGAAGGATTCAGAGGCTAATGGCACTCCTGGTGTTGGGGGAAGTAAGGATTTGGACATGGGTTCTCACTCATCAAATGGATCAATCCAAGTTAATTCTTTTTCTGCCTTGGTTACCCCTCGAGGCCCCAATTCGCCAGCCCTTCAGAGCGGTTTGGATGATGCTGCAGTGATTTCGAAGATGAACATTTCAAATGATATTCCCCAAAGTGATGTTGGAATACAGCCGGAGGATCCCATGTCTCCAAATTTACACAGTTTAGTAGTCGTTCCACATCATCAGCTTACAGTAGATGATATAAGGTCTTTTCATGATGTTAATGACATTACAAAAGGAGAAGAGATTAATCAAATTCCATGGGTGAATAAAACTACTAATGATTCCCCATCACCTTTCAACTACATACCCCAAAACCTTGTATTTCAAGATGCTTATGTTAACATTTCTCTATCACGTATTGGGGCTGAGGACAGTTGTCCTTGTATAGGAAGTTGTGTCTTGTTGTCAACACATTGTGCCTGTACAGATAAAACTGGGGGTGGATTTGCATATACTGCTCAAGGCCTACTGAAGGAAGAATTTTTGGAAGAGTGCATTGCTATCAGTCACAACCCTCGACAACATTCCTTTTATTGCAAAGATTGCCCACTTGAAAGGTCTAAGAGTAATGGTTATTTGGAACCATGTAAAGGACACTTAGAGAGAAAGTTTATTAAAGAATGCTGGAGAAAATGTGGCTGTGGGAAACAATGTGGCAATCGCCTTATCCAGCGAGGAATAACATGCAACTTGCAG GTATTTTTCACTTCCGAAGGAAAAGGATGGGGTCTTCGTACTTTAGAGGACCTGCCAAAAGGAGCATTTGTATGCGAGTTTGTCGGAGAAATCTTAACAATAAAAGAGTTGCATGAGAGGAACATAAAATGTGCTGATAATGGGAAATCTACTTACCCAATTCTTTTGGACGCGGATTGGAATTCAGGATTTGTGAAAGATGAAGAAGCTCTATGCTTAGAAGCAGCGTCCTTTGGGAACATTGCTAGGTTTATTAATCACAG ATGTTCTGATGCAAACTTGGTTGAAGTACCAATTCAAATCGAGTGTCCAGATCGTTATTACTATCAT